From one Synechocystis sp. PCC 6803 substr. PCC-P genomic stretch:
- a CDS encoding type II toxin-antitoxin system VapC family toxin — MSSIYLDTHIVVWLYCGLTEKFSSLAKSLINSNDLTFSPIVRLELKYLLEIERITASPEAILTTLENNIGLCSCTKNFDQVVYQALTLDWTRDPFDRLITAQSALTDSLLLTKDQKILAHYDYARWS, encoded by the coding sequence TTGAGCTCGATTTACCTTGACACCCACATTGTTGTTTGGCTCTACTGTGGTTTAACGGAAAAGTTTTCTTCCCTGGCCAAATCACTGATTAACAGTAACGACCTAACCTTCTCTCCCATAGTACGACTAGAGCTCAAATATCTTCTTGAGATTGAAAGAATTACTGCATCGCCAGAAGCTATTCTCACCACTCTGGAGAATAATATTGGCTTATGTAGCTGTACCAAGAACTTCGACCAAGTTGTTTACCAAGCATTAACACTGGACTGGACAAGGGATCCTTTTGACCGTCTGATTACAGCCCAGTCTGCGTTGACTGACAGTTTACTGCTGACTAAAGACCAAAAAATTCTTGCTCACTATGACTATGCCCGTTGGTCTTAG
- a CDS encoding type II toxin-antitoxin system Phd/YefM family antitoxin, producing MKQITPTELRGNLYNLLDEVLATGIPLEINRGGKRLRILPVEEPDKFKNLVHRPGVIIGDPEELVTIDWEGEIELDLP from the coding sequence ATGAAACAAATTACGCCAACGGAGCTGAGGGGTAATCTTTACAACCTGCTAGATGAGGTGCTGGCAACCGGCATACCGCTGGAAATTAATCGGGGGGGTAAACGCCTACGAATACTGCCAGTGGAGGAGCCGGATAAGTTCAAGAACTTAGTACATCGTCCAGGGGTTATCATTGGCGACCCGGAAGAGTTGGTCACCATTGATTGGGAGGGAGAGATTGAGCTCGATTTACCTTGA
- a CDS encoding bifunctional nicotinamide-nucleotide adenylyltransferase/Nudix hydroxylase, with product MQTKYQYGIYIGRFQPFHLGHLRTLNLALEKAEQVIIILGSHRVAADTRNPWRSPERMAMIEACLSPQILKRVHFLTVRDWLYSDNLWLAAVQQQVLKITGGSNSVVVLGHRKDASSYYLNLFPQWDYLETGHYPDFSSTAIRGAYFEGKEGDYLDKVPPAIADYLQTFQKSERYIALCDEYQFLQAYKQAWATAPYAPTFITTDAVVVQAGHVLMVRRQAKPGLGLIALPGGFIKQNETLVEGMLRELKEETRLKVPLPVLRGSIVDSHVFDAPGRSLRGRTITHAYFIQLPGGELPAVKGGDDAQKAWWMSLADLYAQEEQIYEDHFQIIQHFVSKV from the coding sequence ATGCAAACTAAATATCAATACGGGATCTACATTGGTCGGTTCCAGCCTTTTCATCTCGGTCATTTACGCACCCTTAATCTTGCGCTAGAAAAGGCTGAGCAAGTCATTATCATTTTAGGTAGTCATCGGGTGGCCGCGGATACCCGCAACCCCTGGCGATCGCCAGAACGGATGGCGATGATTGAGGCTTGTTTAAGCCCCCAAATACTGAAAAGGGTGCATTTTTTGACGGTGCGGGATTGGCTTTACAGCGATAATTTGTGGTTGGCAGCGGTGCAGCAACAGGTTTTGAAAATTACTGGGGGTAGCAATTCCGTTGTTGTTTTGGGCCATCGCAAAGATGCTTCTTCCTATTACTTGAATTTGTTTCCCCAATGGGATTACTTGGAAACGGGCCATTATCCAGATTTCAGTTCTACCGCTATTCGTGGGGCTTATTTTGAGGGTAAGGAAGGGGATTATCTCGATAAAGTGCCCCCGGCGATCGCCGACTATTTACAAACTTTTCAAAAGAGTGAGCGGTACATTGCTCTTTGTGATGAGTATCAATTTTTGCAGGCTTATAAACAGGCCTGGGCCACGGCTCCCTATGCTCCGACTTTTATAACCACGGATGCCGTGGTGGTGCAAGCGGGTCATGTGCTGATGGTACGTCGTCAAGCCAAACCAGGTTTGGGACTAATTGCTTTACCCGGGGGTTTTATTAAGCAAAATGAAACTCTGGTGGAGGGAATGTTGCGGGAGTTGAAGGAGGAAACCCGTCTCAAGGTGCCTCTGCCGGTTTTGCGGGGTTCCATTGTGGACAGCCACGTTTTTGATGCCCCTGGGCGCTCCCTACGGGGAAGGACTATCACCCACGCGTACTTCATCCAATTGCCGGGGGGCGAATTGCCAGCCGTAAAAGGGGGCGATGATGCCCAAAAAGCTTGGTGGATGTCCTTAGCGGATCTCTATGCCCAGGAAGAACAAATTTACGAAGATCACTTCCAGATTATTCAGCATTTTGTCAGCAAAGTTTAG
- a CDS encoding nicotinate phosphoribosyltransferase has protein sequence MNTNLILDVDSYKVSHWLQYPPDTTAMYSYVESRGGRYPVTVFFGLQYILKRYLTQSIEPWMVEEANRLLTAHGLPFNYGGWRYIAEDLQGRLPVRIKAVPEGSVIPVHNVLMTVESTDPKVFWLVSWLETLLMRVWYPITVATQSWHLKQRIYQSLCRTADDPDGEINFKLHDFGARGVSSGESSGIGGLAHLVNFQGSDTVKALVYGQQYYNCPMAAYSIPAAEHSTITAWGREGEVLAYENMLTQFAKPGSVLAVVSDSYDLWNAIDHLWGDHLRAQVLDSGATVVIRPDSGDPVAIVAQTLERLEACFGSTLNSKGFRVLNAVRVIQGDGVDEESISAILEKTESLGFSTTNLAFGMGGALLQKVNRDTQKFAMKCSEVTVEDKAIPVYKDPVTDPGKTSKKGRLSLVKTDSGYGTVPTSSEDLLQVVYENGHLLQDQCLDAIRQRAWPLIRVNVPAS, from the coding sequence ATGAATACTAATCTCATTCTGGATGTGGACTCCTATAAAGTGAGCCACTGGTTGCAGTATCCTCCTGACACAACGGCAATGTATTCCTATGTGGAAAGTCGTGGGGGAAGGTATCCTGTCACTGTCTTTTTTGGTCTCCAATACATTTTAAAGCGGTATCTGACTCAATCCATTGAACCCTGGATGGTGGAGGAAGCTAATCGCCTTTTGACAGCCCATGGCTTACCTTTCAACTATGGCGGTTGGCGATACATTGCGGAGGATTTGCAGGGTCGTTTACCTGTACGTATTAAGGCGGTTCCAGAGGGCTCGGTCATCCCGGTTCATAATGTTTTGATGACAGTGGAATCCACGGACCCAAAGGTTTTTTGGTTAGTTTCCTGGTTAGAAACTTTGTTGATGCGGGTTTGGTATCCCATTACGGTGGCAACCCAGAGTTGGCATTTAAAACAACGCATCTATCAATCCCTATGCCGTACTGCGGATGATCCTGATGGTGAAATCAATTTTAAACTCCACGATTTTGGGGCCCGGGGGGTTTCTAGTGGTGAATCGTCCGGCATTGGCGGACTGGCTCACTTAGTTAATTTCCAAGGTTCTGACACAGTAAAGGCCCTGGTGTATGGGCAGCAATATTACAACTGCCCCATGGCGGCCTATTCGATTCCCGCCGCAGAACATTCCACCATTACAGCTTGGGGAAGGGAAGGGGAAGTTTTGGCCTATGAAAATATGTTGACCCAGTTTGCCAAGCCAGGGTCGGTGTTGGCGGTGGTTTCCGATTCCTATGATCTCTGGAATGCCATTGACCATCTCTGGGGCGATCACCTAAGGGCACAGGTGCTTGATTCGGGGGCTACGGTGGTTATCCGTCCGGATTCAGGTGACCCGGTGGCCATTGTGGCCCAAACTTTGGAACGGTTGGAGGCTTGTTTTGGCAGCACCCTCAACAGTAAGGGCTTTCGAGTTCTAAATGCTGTGCGGGTTATCCAAGGGGATGGGGTTGATGAAGAGAGTATCAGCGCCATTCTAGAGAAGACTGAGAGCCTTGGCTTTAGTACTACTAATTTAGCTTTTGGTATGGGGGGAGCTTTGTTGCAAAAGGTGAATCGGGATACCCAAAAATTTGCCATGAAGTGCAGTGAGGTAACGGTGGAGGACAAGGCGATCCCTGTTTATAAAGACCCTGTTACTGATCCTGGTAAAACTAGCAAAAAGGGGCGATTATCCCTGGTTAAAACTGACTCTGGTTATGGCACTGTACCCACTTCTTCTGAGGATTTATTGCAGGTTGTCTATGAAAATGGACATTTACTGCAAGACCAATGCTTGGATGCTATTCGTCAACGAGCCTGGCCATTAATCAGGGTCAATGTTCCCGCAAGCTAG
- a CDS encoding HPP family protein: protein MAPFGATSVLIFGVPDSPLAQPRNVIGGNLLAALVSLTVLHFLGSSPMAMGAAVSLAIGIMQFTGTLHPPSGAVALVVMMTRPDWNFILTPTLEGSILLVLCAVVFNNLAEERTYPKHWL, encoded by the coding sequence ATGGCTCCCTTTGGGGCCACTAGTGTTTTGATTTTTGGTGTTCCTGATAGCCCCTTAGCCCAACCCCGTAACGTCATCGGTGGCAATCTGTTAGCGGCATTGGTGAGTCTAACGGTTTTGCATTTTCTCGGTTCTTCACCCATGGCGATGGGGGCGGCAGTGTCGCTAGCCATCGGCATTATGCAATTTACTGGAACATTGCATCCTCCTTCAGGAGCCGTTGCTTTGGTGGTTATGATGACCAGACCAGACTGGAACTTTATCCTAACGCCAACCTTGGAAGGTTCAATACTTTTAGTGCTGTGTGCTGTAGTTTTCAATAATTTGGCGGAAGAAAGAACCTATCCTAAGCACTGGCTATAA
- a CDS encoding UmuC protein — MGVPFFKIPDLVKRHNIQVFSSNYCLYGDLSHRIMTSLQLFSPVVEIYSIDEAFLELTPNQSNTNYGEEIQLCLNPSD, encoded by the coding sequence ATGGGAGTGCCGTTCTTCAAAATTCCAGATTTGGTTAAGCGACATAATATTCAGGTTTTTTCTTCCAATTACTGTTTGTACGGCGACTTATCCCACAGGATAATGACCAGCCTGCAATTATTTAGCCCCGTCGTGGAAATTTATTCCATTGATGAAGCCTTTCTCGAACTGACCCCAAATCAAAGTAATACGAATTATGGGGAAGAAATTCAGCTTTGTCTTAATCCATCAGATTAA
- the rppB gene encoding two-component system sensor histidine kinase RppB codes for MNTRRLFARSRLQLAFWYALVMGGILTLLGLGVYRAIVQANWMALEREVESIAGTLHDSLEPMLPSNASPTGVLQKMLPDLCLVNQPCQVNPTLIERHTLGISDRSLYYIRLFDYQGNLLAFSPNQPASLSSIFNQETWQTIHPPTGDRYRQFTTILHSAGNTDKSSWGYLQIGRSLAAFDAENKRILWILGLSFPIALGLVAFSSWGLAGLAMRPIYQSYQQQQQFTANAAHELRSPLASLLATVEAVLRIDSSHSPEINTMLHTVERQGRRLSQLITDLLLLSRLEQETTAEDWRLCCLNDLVSDLTEEFLELAIAAHIDLSSDLSSGEVYAWGNESQLYRLVSNLIANAIQYTTAGGRVDITLTSHEQMAIITVQDTGIGIAPDQQEHIFERFYRVNRDRSRKTGGTGLGLAIAQVITVKHRGSLTVESALGKGSLFTIQLPIFSVPIVHS; via the coding sequence ATGAATACCCGTCGCCTCTTTGCCCGTAGTCGTCTGCAATTGGCTTTCTGGTATGCCCTAGTAATGGGGGGAATTCTTACCCTGTTGGGGTTGGGGGTTTATCGTGCCATTGTGCAGGCCAACTGGATGGCGTTGGAGCGAGAAGTGGAGTCGATCGCCGGGACGTTGCATGACAGTTTAGAGCCGATGTTGCCGAGTAATGCTAGTCCCACCGGAGTATTACAAAAAATGTTGCCCGATCTGTGTTTGGTCAACCAACCCTGCCAGGTCAACCCCACCCTGATTGAACGTCACACGTTGGGCATTAGTGATCGCAGTTTATATTACATTCGTTTATTTGATTATCAAGGCAACCTGCTGGCTTTTTCGCCTAATCAACCGGCTTCCCTATCCTCCATTTTTAACCAGGAAACTTGGCAGACTATTCACCCCCCAACCGGCGATCGGTATCGACAATTCACCACCATTTTGCATAGCGCCGGTAATACAGACAAATCTTCCTGGGGCTATCTACAAATTGGCCGGAGCCTGGCAGCCTTTGATGCCGAAAATAAACGTATTCTTTGGATTTTAGGGCTTAGTTTTCCCATTGCCCTGGGTTTGGTCGCCTTCTCCAGTTGGGGCTTAGCGGGGTTAGCCATGCGTCCCATTTACCAGTCCTACCAACAACAACAACAATTCACCGCGAATGCAGCCCATGAATTACGATCGCCATTGGCTAGTCTGTTGGCCACGGTGGAAGCGGTATTACGCATCGACTCAAGCCATTCCCCAGAAATTAACACCATGCTACATACCGTTGAACGACAGGGAAGGCGATTAAGCCAATTGATTACGGATTTATTGCTACTAAGTCGCTTAGAGCAGGAAACCACCGCCGAAGATTGGCGGCTTTGTTGTTTAAATGATTTAGTCAGTGACCTCACCGAAGAGTTTTTAGAATTAGCGATCGCCGCCCACATTGATCTCAGCAGTGATCTGAGTTCAGGGGAAGTTTACGCCTGGGGTAATGAATCCCAACTCTATCGACTGGTCTCAAACCTAATTGCCAACGCCATTCAATACACAACTGCTGGGGGACGTGTTGATATTACCCTGACATCCCATGAACAGATGGCTATCATCACCGTGCAAGATACCGGCATCGGCATTGCCCCCGACCAACAGGAACACATTTTTGAGCGTTTTTACCGAGTTAATCGAGATCGTTCGCGCAAAACGGGGGGGACAGGGTTGGGACTCGCCATTGCCCAGGTGATCACCGTTAAGCATAGGGGGTCTTTAACGGTGGAGAGTGCATTGGGTAAGGGAAGTTTATTCACCATCCAGTTACCCATTTTTTCTGTACCGATAGTCCATTCTTAA
- the rppA gene encoding two-component system response regulator RppA, which translates to MRILLVEDETDLGMAIKKVLVSEKYVVDWVTDGSQAWDYLENQWTEYTLAIVDWLLPGLSGLELCQKLRTQGNSLPVLMLTALGEPENRVEGLDAGADDYLTKPFVMAELLARLRALQRRSPQFQPQILTLGNFSLDPSNNLLSVTISEPLNLERQEIALTVREFQIFQYLMQNPERIISGSKIRQQLWDLDEEPMSNVVAAQMRLIRRKLAQQNCPCPIKTVPGQGYRFTLSP; encoded by the coding sequence ATGCGAATTTTGCTGGTGGAAGATGAGACGGATTTGGGAATGGCTATTAAGAAAGTGCTAGTTAGTGAAAAGTATGTGGTGGATTGGGTGACGGATGGCTCCCAAGCTTGGGATTATTTGGAAAATCAATGGACGGAATACACCCTTGCCATTGTGGATTGGTTACTGCCGGGATTATCGGGTTTGGAACTCTGTCAAAAACTGAGAACCCAGGGTAATTCCTTGCCGGTGTTGATGTTAACAGCGTTAGGAGAACCGGAAAACCGTGTCGAAGGACTAGATGCCGGGGCAGATGACTATCTAACAAAACCGTTTGTGATGGCAGAGCTATTAGCAAGACTGCGGGCACTACAACGGCGATCGCCACAATTCCAACCGCAAATTTTAACTTTGGGCAACTTCAGCCTTGATCCCAGTAATAATCTGTTATCGGTAACTATCTCGGAGCCACTAAACCTAGAAAGACAGGAAATTGCTTTAACCGTAAGAGAATTTCAAATTTTTCAATATCTGATGCAAAACCCAGAGCGGATCATTTCCGGTAGCAAGATCCGGCAACAACTGTGGGATCTTGATGAGGAGCCCATGAGTAATGTGGTGGCGGCCCAAATGCGTTTGATACGACGCAAGCTAGCTCAACAAAATTGTCCTTGCCCAATTAAAACAGTTCCCGGTCAAGGCTATCGGTTCACCCTATCGCCATGA
- a CDS encoding efflux RND transporter periplasmic adaptor subunit, which translates to MMKTIQLASSFLALGLTLGTPNLVTAHVGHGDEFQAEGGINRVAVNAETDSMLGIVVEPIASAPDGSAGVYIPATALVDGGDKQLVFVQYGEFYEPVPVKTGATQGELIEITEGLSVGEKLVTQGSLSLYAESRKTPTAETETKEPVVAEAAENTAPAETTSMAPNETQASPPVAAEPGLPVLPIALGGLGVIGAGILGLRAFNLSRKGKNFFGK; encoded by the coding sequence GTGATGAAAACAATTCAATTAGCAAGTTCCTTTCTGGCACTGGGTTTGACCCTAGGAACTCCCAATCTCGTAACAGCCCATGTGGGTCACGGTGACGAGTTTCAAGCCGAGGGAGGCATTAATCGGGTTGCCGTGAATGCAGAAACCGATTCCATGTTGGGCATTGTGGTGGAGCCGATCGCCTCTGCGCCAGATGGTAGTGCGGGGGTTTATATTCCGGCGACGGCGTTGGTAGATGGGGGGGATAAACAATTAGTGTTTGTGCAGTATGGAGAATTTTATGAGCCGGTGCCGGTGAAAACGGGGGCAACCCAGGGGGAATTGATTGAAATTACCGAAGGGTTATCGGTGGGGGAAAAATTAGTTACCCAGGGTTCTTTATCCCTTTATGCTGAATCCCGCAAAACCCCAACGGCAGAGACGGAGACCAAAGAACCAGTTGTGGCTGAGGCTGCTGAAAATACGGCTCCTGCGGAGACGACAAGTATGGCTCCCAATGAAACCCAAGCAAGTCCCCCCGTGGCGGCGGAACCAGGATTGCCCGTTTTACCGATCGCCTTGGGAGGACTAGGGGTCATTGGGGCCGGAATTTTGGGATTACGGGCGTTTAACTTGAGTCGCAAAGGCAAAAACTTTTTTGGCAAATAA
- a CDS encoding CusA/CzcA family heavy metal efflux RND transporter, whose product MLNTLLNQILKTSIAQRWFIVIAAIGITLWGIISVGQMPLDVFPEFAPPQVDIHTEAPGLAPEEVETQITVPIESAVNGLPGVTTVRSSSKVGLSMVSVVFDQDADVYKARQTVTERLQQVTNQLPEGSHPPEISPLVSPLGTIVQYAFTIKDGGSSNLMDLRRLLETTVGNQLLSVPGVSQVTLYGGDERQEQVLVDPAKLRALKVSLNEVTQASAEANSNAPGGFLIGGGQELLVRGLGQMQSIEDLRRSVVKVVDGKPILLEDVAEVKTGSALKRGDGSFNGQPAIVMMVNKQPDVDTPTVTKAVEAVVESLKPTFPADVQIAQTFRQANFIDSAIRNVSTSLLEGIVIVSVIMLIFLMNWRTAAITLTAIPLSLLIGLMFMKAWGLGINTMTLGGLVVAIGSVVDDSIVDMENCYRGLRTNQAEGNPKHPLRVVYETSVEVRLAVIFSTVIIVVVFAPIFSLTGVEGRIFAPMGLAYLLCIGASTLVAMTVSPALCGILLANQRLPQEGTFVSRWAERLYRPLLNFSLRAPQVILSIALIAVIASVSLVPSLGRVFLPEFREKSMVNSMVLFPGVSLDMTNRAGMALFNNLKDNPLYEWVQIRAGRAPGDADGAGVSMAHVDVELSDEALKDREASVKELRKAFNQLPGVASNMGGFISHRMDEVLSGVRSAIAVKIFGPDLKELRAIGEQVQEAMKTVPGIVDLQLEPQLPIRQVQIHYDRAAAAQYGLRMADISAVVETALNGRIVSQVPEDQQLVNVVVMLPETERNSLDAMGAIPISTPTGQMITLGDVAKIDYGMGANVVNREDVSRLIVVSANVAERDLGSVVEDVQAQIKEKVQLPQGYFIEYGGQFESEQRATNSLLLFSFVAALVIGILMFFSVKSLPATIAIMINLPLALIGGLLSVVFTGGVISIASLVGFITLFGVAVRNGLLLVDNYNQKFAQGMKLKETIFKGSMERVNAILMTALTSALGMLPLATASSAGNEILQPLAIVVLGGLCTSTALTLLVLPALYAKFGKWLMPKQPTNGDHIAPFVRNDRVSTQKSHF is encoded by the coding sequence ATGTTAAATACGCTTCTCAATCAAATTCTCAAAACCTCGATCGCCCAACGGTGGTTCATTGTTATTGCGGCCATTGGCATCACCCTTTGGGGGATTATCAGCGTGGGCCAAATGCCCCTGGATGTGTTTCCTGAATTTGCGCCGCCCCAGGTGGATATTCACACCGAAGCTCCTGGTCTGGCACCGGAAGAAGTGGAAACCCAAATTACCGTTCCCATTGAAAGTGCGGTGAATGGTTTACCGGGGGTGACAACGGTGCGCTCTTCTTCTAAGGTGGGCCTCTCCATGGTCAGCGTGGTCTTTGACCAGGATGCAGATGTCTATAAAGCCCGTCAAACAGTGACGGAACGCTTGCAACAGGTAACTAATCAACTACCGGAAGGTAGTCATCCCCCGGAAATTTCGCCTCTGGTTTCTCCCTTGGGAACGATTGTGCAGTATGCCTTTACGATCAAGGATGGGGGCAGTTCCAACCTGATGGACTTACGACGATTATTAGAAACCACCGTCGGTAACCAGCTCCTTTCTGTACCAGGGGTGTCCCAAGTCACCCTCTACGGGGGGGATGAGCGCCAGGAACAGGTTTTAGTTGATCCAGCCAAACTGCGTGCTCTCAAGGTTTCCCTCAATGAAGTTACCCAAGCCAGTGCAGAAGCGAATTCCAATGCCCCAGGGGGTTTCTTGATTGGCGGTGGCCAAGAGCTATTAGTACGGGGTCTGGGTCAAATGCAGTCCATTGAAGACCTACGGCGATCGGTGGTGAAAGTGGTGGACGGCAAACCAATTCTGTTGGAGGACGTTGCTGAAGTTAAAACCGGCAGTGCCCTGAAGCGGGGGGATGGGAGCTTTAACGGTCAACCGGCGATCGTCATGATGGTCAATAAACAGCCCGATGTGGATACGCCCACAGTGACTAAAGCAGTAGAAGCAGTGGTTGAATCTCTAAAACCCACGTTTCCTGCCGATGTACAAATTGCCCAAACCTTTCGTCAAGCTAACTTTATTGATTCCGCCATTCGCAACGTCAGCACTTCCCTCTTAGAAGGGATTGTCATCGTTTCGGTGATTATGCTGATTTTTTTAATGAACTGGCGCACGGCGGCGATTACCCTAACAGCGATTCCCCTCTCCCTGCTAATTGGTTTGATGTTCATGAAAGCCTGGGGATTGGGCATTAATACCATGACCCTAGGGGGGCTAGTGGTGGCGATCGGCTCCGTGGTAGATGACTCCATTGTGGATATGGAAAATTGCTATCGGGGACTACGCACTAACCAGGCCGAGGGCAATCCCAAACATCCTTTGCGGGTAGTTTATGAAACCTCGGTGGAAGTCCGATTAGCAGTGATTTTTTCCACGGTGATCATCGTGGTGGTTTTCGCGCCCATTTTCAGCTTAACGGGGGTAGAAGGGCGTATTTTTGCCCCCATGGGTTTAGCCTATCTACTCTGTATCGGTGCTTCCACCCTAGTGGCCATGACCGTTTCCCCGGCTTTGTGTGGGATTCTCTTGGCTAACCAACGACTGCCCCAGGAAGGCACCTTTGTTTCCCGCTGGGCAGAGCGGTTATATCGTCCGTTGTTAAATTTTTCCCTCCGCGCTCCCCAAGTGATTTTGAGCATAGCCCTGATCGCTGTGATTGCCTCAGTCTCTTTGGTTCCTAGTCTAGGACGGGTTTTTCTACCAGAGTTTCGAGAAAAATCCATGGTCAATTCCATGGTTCTTTTTCCAGGGGTTTCCCTCGACATGACCAATCGAGCGGGGATGGCCCTGTTTAATAACCTCAAGGATAATCCCCTCTATGAATGGGTACAAATTCGGGCGGGTCGTGCGCCGGGGGATGCCGATGGAGCTGGGGTCAGCATGGCCCACGTTGATGTGGAATTGAGCGATGAAGCCCTCAAAGATCGGGAAGCTAGTGTTAAAGAATTACGGAAAGCCTTCAACCAATTGCCGGGGGTAGCTTCTAATATGGGGGGCTTTATTTCCCATCGGATGGATGAGGTGTTATCAGGGGTCAGGAGTGCGATCGCCGTAAAAATCTTTGGCCCTGACTTAAAGGAACTACGGGCCATCGGAGAGCAGGTACAGGAAGCGATGAAAACTGTGCCAGGAATTGTTGACCTGCAACTCGAACCCCAACTTCCTATCCGCCAAGTGCAAATTCACTATGACCGTGCCGCCGCTGCCCAGTATGGGTTAAGGATGGCTGACATTTCTGCTGTTGTTGAAACTGCTTTAAATGGCCGGATTGTTTCCCAGGTTCCTGAAGATCAACAGTTAGTGAATGTGGTGGTGATGCTACCGGAAACTGAGCGGAATAGTCTTGATGCCATGGGGGCAATCCCCATTAGTACGCCCACCGGTCAAATGATTACCCTAGGGGACGTGGCTAAAATAGACTACGGCATGGGAGCCAATGTGGTTAACCGCGAAGACGTTTCCCGTTTAATTGTGGTTTCCGCCAACGTCGCTGAGCGGGATTTGGGAAGCGTGGTGGAAGATGTCCAGGCTCAAATTAAGGAGAAAGTACAACTTCCCCAGGGCTATTTCATCGAATACGGCGGGCAATTTGAGTCCGAACAACGGGCAACCAATAGCTTACTGTTGTTTAGCTTCGTCGCCGCTTTAGTGATTGGGATATTGATGTTCTTTTCGGTGAAATCCCTCCCCGCTACCATCGCCATTATGATTAACCTCCCCTTAGCCCTAATTGGGGGGTTGTTATCCGTTGTTTTCACTGGCGGTGTCATTTCTATTGCCTCCCTAGTCGGTTTTATTACCCTGTTTGGGGTGGCTGTACGGAACGGACTATTACTGGTGGATAACTACAACCAGAAATTCGCCCAGGGAATGAAACTAAAAGAAACAATCTTTAAGGGGTCTATGGAACGGGTCAATGCCATTTTAATGACCGCTTTGACCTCAGCTTTAGGGATGTTACCGTTGGCAACGGCCAGCAGTGCCGGGAACGAAATTCTCCAACCCCTGGCGATCGTTGTTCTTGGTGGACTGTGTACTTCTACGGCTTTAACCTTATTGGTATTACCCGCTTTGTATGCCAAATTTGGTAAATGGTTAATGCCCAAACAGCCTACCAATGGAGACCACATTGCTCCTTTTGTGCGTAACGATAGGGTCAGCACTCAAAAATCGCATTTTTAA
- a CDS encoding glycoside hydrolase family protein translates to MTITQNTTRHYHHRRRSQQSSWSRHFFLATLLFTLCLAAFIRKSPETENINSFFGHLPSLAMEGGDPYIRALMRTISASESNAKNPYVLLYGGQHTHDLSRHPNACIAIKTDVNQGHCSTAAGRYQFLTKTWQEKAALYHPQRHLGKSHYNFEPEFQDLVTYRWLTDKHHWGMDFSTQLQQGNIEQVLKKLSGTWTSLGYGIEDNRMTASLPKIYQKLLAEELDQAN, encoded by the coding sequence ATGACCATTACCCAAAACACAACTCGCCACTATCATCATCGTCGAAGGTCTCAACAATCATCTTGGTCACGCCATTTTTTTCTGGCCACTTTATTATTTACTCTTTGCTTGGCAGCTTTTATTAGAAAGTCTCCTGAAACTGAAAACATCAATTCCTTTTTTGGCCATTTACCATCCCTAGCCATGGAAGGAGGAGATCCTTACATTAGAGCTTTAATGCGGACAATTTCAGCCAGTGAATCTAATGCTAAAAATCCCTACGTTTTACTCTATGGCGGTCAACATACCCATGATTTAAGTCGCCATCCCAATGCTTGTATTGCCATCAAAACAGATGTTAACCAAGGGCATTGCTCCACAGCGGCAGGACGTTATCAATTTTTGACTAAGACTTGGCAGGAAAAAGCGGCTTTGTATCACCCTCAACGTCATTTGGGAAAATCACACTATAACTTTGAGCCTGAATTTCAGGATTTAGTAACCTATCGATGGTTGACCGATAAACACCACTGGGGCATGGACTTTTCCACCCAATTACAACAGGGAAATATCGAACAAGTGTTGAAAAAACTTTCTGGCACTTGGACAAGTTTGGGTTACGGCATTGAAGACAATAGAATGACCGCTTCTTTACCCAAAATTTATCAAAAACTATTAGCAGAAGAACTTGACCAAGCTAATTAA